A segment of the Streptomyces pactum genome:
TTGGCGCGGGTGAGGGCGACGTAGAAGGCTCTGCGGGCTTCGGCGACCTCTTGGGGGCGGGAGGCTTGCCGGGGTAGTGACGTGGGAGCAGTCCTTCGACGAGGCCGGGCAGGATGACGATGCGGAACTCGCGGCCCTTGGCGCTGTGGTAGGTGGTCAGGGCGATGTGGCCGGGGATTTGTCCTCCGGCGAGTTCGGCCATGGTGAGGTCG
Coding sequences within it:
- a CDS encoding 3'-5' exonuclease — translated: MAELAGGQIPGHIALTTYHSAKGREFRIVILPGLVEGLLPRHYPGKPPAPKRSPKPAEPSTSPSPAP